GGTCAAACGCTCACCATGAATGCAGGGCAGGGCTTAGGGCTGTTCGCCCACGGCGGCGAACTCAAACACATCGCTCATCAGGGTGACCTGAGCTTGCAAGCGCAGCAGACCAATGTACGCGTGGAGGCCAAGCAGAGCGTGGAGTTCTACGCCACTGATGATCACATCCTGGGTGTTGCCAAGAAGCACGTCACGTTCATGACCACTGAAGGTGCGTACGTCAAGTTGGACGGTCCCGATATTGAGTTTGGGTGCCCTGGAAGCATGCGCTTCAAGGCTGCCAGCTATGACATGGAGGGCGCAGGCAGCATGCATGGTGAGCTGCCGCAGTTCGATGTGGGTGACACGCAGCGGCGATTTGTTGCGTTGATGGCCGGTAGCGATCAACCCATGGCCAAGATCCCCTACAAGATGCGACTTGCCAATGGCGAGCTCATCGAAGGTACGACGGATGCCGGCGGCGCAACATCTCAATTGCAGAAGGGCGCCATGCATCTTGTACAAACCCATTTGTTTAGTCCTGCGCAAGCTCAGATCACACCTTCCACGGGTGTCAGTTCATTGGCCCAGATAAAGCAGGATGGTGCCTATAGCCAGCAATTCCTGTTACAGGACGAGCGTGATGGCAGCCCATTGGCAGGCTATCCGTACACAGTGACCACGGCTGACGGGCAGAACATCTCGGGCGTGGCTGATGCACAAGGGTATACACAGCCTATCTTCACCGATCAGGCGACGGATGTTTCGGTTGCCGTCTACGACATCGCTCAACCTCTGAATCCGATGTGGGATCAACTGACATGAGCACCGCCAAAAAGACGCCGCTCAAAAAACATTCAGCGAAAACCACGCCAAAGTCGGACAAGCAACGCGTTGCCGTCTCCGTTGACCTGTCTGCCCGGCTCAAGCAGATCAGGGCGCTTGTGGTTGCCAACAATAAGTCCCTCCAGGGTGCTGACGTCATCATTTGCCAGATCTACATGGAGTCGCGCTTCGACCCGAAGGCGTCGTCCGACAAGAGCTCCGCCAAGGGCCTGATGCAGCTTCTCAAAGCCCCCATTCGTGAGCTTTACCGTTTGAGGGAGCTTGAGAAACCGGCGGCGCAGAGGCGTACCGAAACCAAGGTCTATCAAGAAGCCGATGCATATCACGATGGTACGGCGCTGCTTGATGAGGCCACCAACATTCAAGCGGGAACCGAGTACCTGCAGCGCCTTATTGATCACCGCACGCGACAAAAGAAGGATGACCCCGTTGCTGAGGGCTTTAAAGACTACAGGGGCGTTCCCAACGGCATCTATTACAAAAAGATAAAAGCAGCCGCCGACAAGCTGCGTAACGACCCGGACAACGTAAAGATCCTTCAGGACATGGTGCAATGAAGCCTGCATGGTGTCTTTTGATGCTTGCACTTCCGCCTTGCATGGCATGGGCGAGTTCCCAGGGACAAAATATGTCGTGTCCACTGGGTCGTGATGGCACCCACGTCGTTGCTGTCACGAGCAAGCGCCCCGTTGCAGATACGCGCCATTACGATCTGCGCGTAGGCAACGACAAACCGGTGGCGCTGTTCGACAGCACGGGCAGGGCAGACAGCGACGACCCCAACTTCGATGCGTCACGCGGATCGGATGTGCAGATCGAATGCCTTGGTGCACCGGAAAAAGTGTTGGTGATTTCTGGCGAATTCACCTCCAACTTTTTGCAGGGCGTCGCCATTCGCTTCAATACCGCCATGCACCGTTGGGAGCGGGTCGATTTTGCCGAGCGCACGCGTCCCATCGCGGTTTACCTGGAAGCCAGCGGCATGTCGGTGATCTTCGCCAATGGCGGGCAAGAGGTGGCAGGACGCTATCTGGTCTATCGCTACCCCGGCCAGGCGGATGCAATGGCCGGTCCTGTCGCGGTGAACACCCTGCCGGCGGGGCGCGATATCGAAACCATTCGTCTTCCTAACCGCCCTAAGCCATAGAGCGCGAACAAATAACGCCTATCTGCATTTGCGAGCGGCGCGCCTTCGTGCCCGCTTCCGGAGATTCATCGTCATGCCCGACGCCCCATCCCCCGCGTTAGCCCGCGCCCAAGGCATCACCATCCCCCAGGGTGGTGATCACTACATGCCCATTGGCCCCAAGCGCCCGTGCATCACCATCCTGGTGCACGGCGTAAACGATCTCGCCGGTGTCTATGCCGACATCGAAAAAGGGCTGTGCGATGGCCTCAACGAACGGCTGGATCTGCTCACGCCCGGCAAACTGTCCGGTGATAACCCCGGGCGGCTGATGGCCGCCACTTACAGCCTGCCGCAGGACGATCAAGGTAAGGCCGCCAACCCTGATGCTATCTACTACCGCCGCAAGTTCGGCAGTGCGCGGCGTGGCGAGGACGGCATCTGCAGCATCGTGGTGCCGTTCTACTGGGGCTACCGCGAAGAAGAGCACGCCATCCAGAAAGACAAGCCGCATGGCGAGTGGCTGGATCGCCACGGCAATCGGCTGGACAAGGCCGGCACCAAAGAAGGTGGCCCATTCGCCAACGCCACCACCACCTTGCCGGACATGTGGGGCAACGGCTTCAGCGGCTACCTGTTTGGTTTTGTACCGGTGGATGCCGTGGCAGGCACCGCCACGCACCCGCTGCTACCTGCCGCGCATCGCCGCTACATGGTACTCGGCGCCCAGCGGCTGGCCATGCTGGTGCAAATCATCCGCAGCCGTTACCCCGGCGACACCATCAACGTGGTTGGGCATAGCCAGGGCACCATGCTCACCTTGTTAGCCAATGCCTTGCTCAGCGAAAAGGGGCAGCGCCCGGTCGATGGGTTCGTGATGATGAACTCACCCTACAGCTTGAATGAGCCGCTCACCGAAACCCTGCAAAGCTTCACTCAGCAACAAACCCGCGAGGCGCGCCTGGCGACGCTGAGCGGCATCGTCCAGTTCATGACCAGTCAGCCCAACACCACCGTCTCGCTGGCCGACATGGCCGGTAACGACGTCAACACCCGTGTGGGCGGAGCCAACTGGAATGGCAGCACCTGCCAAACGCGCATCGATGGTCAACCCGTCAACCTTACCGAGCGCGACAACCGCGGCTGGGTCAACTTGTACTTCACGCCGCAAGACCAAACCGTAGGCCTGTCCAACGTGGAGGGCATCGGTTGGCAAGGCATACCCGATGCCCGTGGCAGCCAGCTGGTGCTGTCGCAACTGGGCGCGCGCTTCAGCCAGCGCGTATTTACCCTGCGTCGTCGCAACGATGCCGTTGAGCAAGTGGGTGCGCAACCGGCCGGCTACCGTTACATCCTGTTGCGCGACGGCGAAAAAACCTGGGAAGACACCGGCATGGACTGGACGGCGCGTTTTGGACGCGCCAGCTTTTCGGCCGGGCAGGCGGTGACCCTCAACAGCGCCGCGCTGCCTTTGCCGGTGACGGCGGATTTTGCCAACGGTGCGGATGTCACCCAGCGCGATACCGCCAGTGGCGTGTATCAGGCCAACCAGCATCTGGACCCCGTCGACGCGCGCATTGCCATCACCCGATCCAGCGGCTGGAACCCCGACAAGGACTTGTTCACCACCGAGATGGACGAAGGCAAAGCCTTCGCTCGGGGGCGCAGCGCGGAGGATGTCGAAGCTGTGCTCAACGAAGGCATGGACGTCGCTGATCGCACTCAGGTCAAGCGAGTCATCATGCTTGGCAATGGCAAGGTCAACATTATCCGCAGCGAAACGCCCAACGAAGCAGCGCGACGTTGGCAGAGAGTGGAAGTGCCACTGTCGTTTCACTCGGCTATTCCGGCCAACCCGATGCATAGCCAGCGCGTGTTGGCTTATGACGTAGCGATAGGGCCTACGCTTAGCGTGATGGAGGAGGGGTTTTATGCGTACCTGTGCCGCGTGGCGGATTGGCGGCTGGATTGGCA
This genomic window from Dyella terrae contains:
- a CDS encoding transglycosylase SLT domain-containing protein, which codes for MSTAKKTPLKKHSAKTTPKSDKQRVAVSVDLSARLKQIRALVVANNKSLQGADVIICQIYMESRFDPKASSDKSSAKGLMQLLKAPIRELYRLRELEKPAAQRRTETKVYQEADAYHDGTALLDEATNIQAGTEYLQRLIDHRTRQKKDDPVAEGFKDYRGVPNGIYYKKIKAAADKLRNDPDNVKILQDMVQ
- a CDS encoding T6SS effector phospholipase Tle3 domain-containing protein, which encodes MPDAPSPALARAQGITIPQGGDHYMPIGPKRPCITILVHGVNDLAGVYADIEKGLCDGLNERLDLLTPGKLSGDNPGRLMAATYSLPQDDQGKAANPDAIYYRRKFGSARRGEDGICSIVVPFYWGYREEEHAIQKDKPHGEWLDRHGNRLDKAGTKEGGPFANATTTLPDMWGNGFSGYLFGFVPVDAVAGTATHPLLPAAHRRYMVLGAQRLAMLVQIIRSRYPGDTINVVGHSQGTMLTLLANALLSEKGQRPVDGFVMMNSPYSLNEPLTETLQSFTQQQTREARLATLSGIVQFMTSQPNTTVSLADMAGNDVNTRVGGANWNGSTCQTRIDGQPVNLTERDNRGWVNLYFTPQDQTVGLSNVEGIGWQGIPDARGSQLVLSQLGARFSQRVFTLRRRNDAVEQVGAQPAGYRYILLRDGEKTWEDTGMDWTARFGRASFSAGQAVTLNSAALPLPVTADFANGADVTQRDTASGVYQANQHLDPVDARIAITRSSGWNPDKDLFTTEMDEGKAFARGRSAEDVEAVLNEGMDVADRTQVKRVIMLGNGKVNIIRSETPNEAARRWQRVEVPLSFHSAIPANPMHSQRVLAYDVAIGPTLSVMEEGFYAYLCRVADWRLDWQKTNAGWTNQKKTSTPVGAEDLPVQRCCRFTTTNN